In a single window of the Halobaculum lipolyticum genome:
- a CDS encoding MBL fold metallo-hydrolase, with product MEIQFLGGAREVGRSAVLVDDTLLLDYGTLTGDPPQYPVGRPEPDAVVVSHGHLDHVGQVPALLRGDRRPPIHWTPPTSDLARVLARDTLKLRGYDCTFTQSHVQRLGEVEHRHGYDEPFVVAAGGTDYEVTFFDAGHIPGSAHVLVDDGDTRLLYSADFHTDDTRLLSGSTARPDADVVICESTYSDVSHEDRRRVEERFVERVRRTRYEGGTALIPAFAIGRTQEVLLVLGDTEVRPYLDGMGQEVTDIVRRHPAFVRDPDALRRAKSGARYVTGKDGQRERIAADNEAIVTTSGMVSGGPVMRYLPLLRSDPTNHVCLTGYQVEGTNGRMLYERGRCELDGGVVPVAAGVDMFDFSAHADRDGLRSFLDGYRDATVLVNHGDRCPSFAEELRGDGYDASAPELGERLTV from the coding sequence ATGGAGATCCAGTTCCTCGGCGGCGCCCGCGAGGTTGGTCGGTCGGCGGTGCTCGTCGACGACACGCTCCTCCTCGACTACGGGACGCTCACCGGGGACCCCCCGCAGTACCCCGTCGGCCGGCCGGAGCCGGACGCCGTCGTCGTCAGCCACGGCCACCTCGACCACGTCGGGCAGGTGCCCGCGCTCCTCCGGGGCGACCGCCGGCCGCCGATCCACTGGACGCCGCCGACGAGCGACCTGGCACGGGTGCTCGCCCGCGACACGCTGAAACTGCGCGGCTACGACTGCACGTTCACGCAGAGCCACGTCCAGCGCCTCGGCGAGGTCGAACACCGCCACGGCTACGACGAGCCGTTCGTCGTCGCGGCCGGCGGCACCGACTACGAAGTGACGTTCTTCGACGCCGGCCACATCCCCGGGAGCGCGCACGTCCTCGTCGACGACGGCGACACCCGACTCCTCTACTCCGCGGACTTCCACACCGACGACACCCGGCTGCTGTCGGGGTCGACCGCCCGGCCCGACGCCGACGTGGTGATCTGCGAGAGCACGTACTCGGACGTGAGCCACGAGGACCGCCGGCGGGTGGAAGAGCGGTTCGTCGAGCGCGTCCGGCGAACCCGCTACGAGGGCGGGACGGCGCTGATCCCGGCGTTCGCCATCGGCCGCACGCAGGAGGTGCTGCTGGTCCTCGGCGACACCGAGGTGCGCCCGTACCTCGACGGGATGGGACAGGAGGTGACCGACATCGTCCGCCGCCACCCCGCGTTCGTGCGCGACCCCGACGCGCTCCGGCGAGCCAAGTCGGGCGCGCGCTACGTGACCGGGAAGGACGGGCAACGCGAGCGCATCGCCGCCGACAACGAGGCCATCGTCACCACCTCGGGGATGGTGTCGGGCGGGCCGGTGATGCGCTACCTCCCCCTGCTCCGTTCGGACCCGACGAACCACGTCTGCCTGACGGGGTACCAGGTCGAGGGGACGAACGGCCGGATGCTGTACGAGCGGGGGCGCTGTGAACTCGACGGCGGGGTCGTCCCCGTCGCCGCCGGCGTCGACATGTTCGACTTCTCCGCCCACGCCGACCGCGACGGTCTCCGGTCGTTCCTCGACGGCTACCGCGACGCGACGGTGCTCGTCAACCACGGCGACCGCTGTCCGTCGTTCGCCGAGGAACTCCGGGGCGACGGCTACGACGCGAGCGCGCCGGAGCTGGGCGAGCGCCTGACGGTGTGA
- a CDS encoding SOUL family heme-binding protein, whose protein sequence is MKRTTSLALGVGGLVGLVGAWNLYRRYTTETVPYTVVATVGDVELRRYPPSVLAETVADSSGEAFGRLFRYIAGANETETDLAMTAPVEVDGDGGEGVSIPMTAPVEVSDGDRRIPMTAPVETDEGEDGVRMAFYLPAEFDAETAPRPTDEDVTLVAVPERTLAVRRFSWRATDRRVDREIRRLEDTLATASVPLAGEPFYMGYDAPWTLPFLRRNEVAVEVESTDA, encoded by the coding sequence ATGAAGCGGACAACCTCGCTCGCGCTCGGTGTCGGTGGCCTCGTGGGACTCGTCGGCGCGTGGAACCTCTACCGGCGGTACACCACGGAGACGGTGCCGTACACCGTCGTCGCCACCGTCGGCGACGTCGAACTGCGACGGTACCCGCCGTCCGTGCTCGCCGAGACGGTCGCCGACAGCAGCGGCGAGGCGTTCGGGCGACTGTTCCGCTACATCGCCGGCGCCAACGAGACCGAGACCGACCTGGCGATGACGGCGCCCGTCGAGGTCGACGGCGACGGGGGCGAGGGCGTGTCGATCCCGATGACGGCGCCCGTCGAGGTGAGCGACGGCGACCGCCGCATCCCGATGACGGCGCCCGTCGAGACCGACGAGGGCGAGGACGGGGTCCGGATGGCGTTCTACCTCCCCGCCGAGTTCGACGCCGAGACGGCGCCGCGCCCGACCGACGAGGACGTGACGCTCGTCGCGGTCCCGGAGCGCACGCTCGCGGTCAGGCGGTTCTCCTGGCGCGCCACCGACCGCCGGGTGGACCGGGAGATCCGACGGCTGGAGGACACGCTCGCGACCGCGTCGGTGCCGCTCGCGGGCGAGCCGTTCTACATGGGGTACGACGCGCCGTGGACGCTCCCGTTCCTCCGGCGCAACGAGGTCGCCGTCGAGGTCGAGTCGACGGACGCCTGA
- a CDS encoding PQQ-dependent sugar dehydrogenase — MTGHDGDRHTDRERRRFLRRAGVAGAAAVGGVGLAGCTTAPGGGQPTDTTDTDDGDDATTAGDDVGPGALATEPVADGFAAPLGVEAPAGVDGRLYVVDQRGTVTVVAGDGDGDGDGDDRATFLDVTDRMVDLGGGYSEMGLLGLAFHPEFPDTDRVYVRYSAPLRDRMPNGYSHTFVCSEFRATPEAADADSERVLLEVAQPQGNHNAGSATFGPDGLLYVGVGDGGGAGDRGRGHVDDWYGAVAGGNGQDVTDNLLGSVLRIDPLGGDDVGVGDDGDPYGVPDDNPLVGSDGLDEQYAWGFRNPWRFSFDRETGEFLVADVGQSAWEEVNRVEAGGNYGWNVREGFHPFGRDEAPTETPDGEPLVDPVLEYPHGDAAVSGISVIGGYVARGSGVDALDGVYVFGDYRPRGDLFLAEPRESGRWPTRAVPAEGLGDGLLSFGEGPDGTLYVCTVGDDGGEVRRIASA, encoded by the coding sequence ATGACCGGACACGACGGCGACCGACACACCGACCGCGAGCGACGGCGGTTCCTCCGCCGCGCCGGCGTCGCCGGCGCGGCCGCGGTCGGCGGCGTCGGTCTCGCGGGCTGCACGACGGCTCCCGGCGGCGGCCAGCCGACCGACACGACGGACACGGACGACGGCGACGACGCGACGACCGCGGGCGACGACGTCGGCCCGGGCGCGCTCGCGACGGAGCCGGTCGCCGACGGCTTCGCCGCGCCGCTGGGGGTGGAGGCGCCCGCGGGCGTCGACGGCCGGCTCTACGTCGTCGACCAGCGCGGCACCGTCACCGTCGTCGCCGGCGACGGCGACGGCGACGGCGACGGCGACGACCGAGCGACGTTCCTCGACGTGACCGACCGGATGGTCGACTTGGGCGGCGGCTACTCCGAGATGGGCCTGCTCGGGCTGGCGTTCCACCCCGAGTTCCCCGACACAGACCGGGTGTACGTCCGCTACAGCGCCCCGCTGCGCGATCGGATGCCGAACGGCTACAGCCACACGTTCGTCTGCTCGGAGTTCCGCGCGACGCCCGAGGCGGCCGACGCCGACAGCGAGCGCGTCCTGCTCGAGGTCGCCCAGCCGCAGGGGAACCACAACGCCGGCTCGGCGACGTTCGGCCCCGACGGCCTGCTGTACGTCGGCGTCGGCGACGGCGGCGGCGCGGGCGACCGCGGGCGCGGCCACGTCGACGACTGGTACGGCGCCGTCGCCGGCGGCAACGGACAGGACGTGACCGACAACCTCCTCGGGAGCGTCCTCCGGATCGACCCGCTCGGCGGCGACGACGTGGGCGTCGGGGACGACGGCGACCCGTACGGGGTGCCCGACGACAACCCGCTCGTCGGGAGCGACGGACTCGACGAACAGTACGCGTGGGGCTTCCGCAACCCGTGGCGCTTCAGCTTCGACCGCGAGACGGGCGAGTTCCTCGTCGCCGACGTGGGCCAGAGCGCGTGGGAGGAGGTGAACCGCGTCGAGGCGGGCGGCAACTACGGCTGGAACGTCCGCGAGGGGTTCCACCCGTTCGGTCGCGACGAGGCGCCGACGGAGACGCCCGACGGCGAGCCGCTGGTCGACCCCGTGCTGGAGTACCCCCACGGCGACGCCGCGGTGTCGGGCATCTCGGTCATCGGCGGCTACGTCGCCCGCGGGAGCGGCGTCGACGCCCTCGACGGCGTGTACGTGTTCGGCGACTACCGCCCCCGTGGCGACCTGTTCCTCGCGGAGCCGCGCGAGTCGGGGCGGTGGCCGACCCGGGCGGTGCCGGCCGAGGGACTCGGCGACGGGCTCCTCTCGTTCGGCGAGGGTCCCGACGGGACGCTGTACGTCTGCACCGTCGGCGACGACGGCGGCGAGGTGCGACGGATCGCGAGCGCCTGA
- a CDS encoding oxidoreductase has product MSDWTAADLPEMDGDRVVVTGANSGIGKEATRAFARAGAEVTLACRSVDRGEDAVRDVRGADGSVRGELVVRELDLADLSSVRAFADEWTGPIDVLCNNAGVMAIPRTETVDGFETQFGVNHLGHVALTGLLLDHVRAADGESRIVTQSSGLHERGRIDFDDLHGEHEYDKWDAYAQSKLANVLFGYELDRRLDAAGVDDVTSVVCHPGYAATNLQRRGPEAEGSELRALLMRVANTVFAQSAERGAWPLLYAATEPTLSGGEYVGPGGLLDMRGSPEVQRSSDRSYRENDAERLWTVSEELTGVSFGLGDGTGAAASDGSDRSDASADADD; this is encoded by the coding sequence GTGAGCGATTGGACCGCGGCGGATCTCCCGGAGATGGACGGCGACCGCGTCGTCGTCACGGGGGCCAACAGCGGCATCGGCAAGGAGGCGACGCGGGCGTTCGCCCGCGCGGGCGCCGAGGTGACCCTCGCGTGTCGCAGCGTCGACCGCGGCGAGGACGCCGTCCGCGACGTCCGCGGCGCCGACGGGAGCGTCCGCGGCGAGTTGGTCGTCCGGGAACTCGATCTGGCGGACCTGTCTTCCGTCCGGGCGTTCGCCGACGAGTGGACCGGCCCGATCGACGTCCTCTGCAACAACGCGGGCGTGATGGCGATCCCGCGCACGGAGACCGTCGACGGCTTCGAGACGCAGTTCGGCGTCAACCACCTCGGCCACGTCGCGTTGACGGGGCTGCTGCTCGACCACGTCCGCGCGGCCGACGGCGAGAGCCGGATCGTCACGCAGTCGAGCGGACTCCACGAGCGCGGCCGGATCGACTTCGACGACCTCCACGGCGAGCACGAGTACGACAAGTGGGACGCGTACGCACAGAGCAAGCTGGCGAACGTCCTGTTCGGCTACGAACTCGACCGACGGCTCGACGCCGCCGGCGTCGACGACGTGACGAGCGTCGTCTGCCACCCCGGCTACGCGGCGACGAACCTCCAGCGGCGCGGTCCCGAAGCCGAGGGGTCGGAGCTGCGGGCGCTGTTGATGCGGGTCGCCAACACCGTGTTCGCTCAGTCGGCCGAGCGGGGTGCGTGGCCGTTGCTGTACGCCGCGACCGAGCCGACGCTGTCGGGCGGCGAGTACGTCGGCCCGGGCGGGCTGCTGGACATGCGCGGCAGCCCCGAGGTCCAACGCTCCAGCGACCGCTCGTACCGCGAGAACGACGCCGAGCGGCTCTGGACCGTCTCCGAGGAGCTGACCGGCGTGTCATTCGGTCTCGGCGACGGCACCGGCGCCGCCGCGAGCGACGGGAGCGACCGGAGCGACGCGAGCGCCGACGCCGACGACTGA
- the corA gene encoding magnesium/cobalt transporter CorA: MIRAMSYTDGEAAAFDEPGAAVEAPGTTWVWVDVGGDGTEPAGDDGHGAGAGPKRPTGDLATVTERFGIHPLHAEDVLGDARPKSEVLEEYTFLLVKAARFRIGDTTFLEEIRTRPVGLFVGDDWLVTVTTDGGGAVEPVWDRLMGAERRALARGPDFAGYLVVDRVVDGYFRLLDELEDDIETVEELVIDAPDPDTLGEINDLRRELLSVRRVVWPTRDALNPLSRGDADHVAEASEKYYRDVYDHVVQLVELTETYRDLTAGARDIYLNTLSQSTNEVMRRLTVVATIVLPLTFVAGVFGMNFASMPELAWPYAYQATMLGMGAIALVLGAYFRREGWL, translated from the coding sequence GTGATCCGCGCGATGTCGTACACCGACGGCGAGGCGGCCGCGTTCGACGAGCCGGGGGCGGCCGTGGAGGCGCCCGGCACGACGTGGGTGTGGGTCGACGTCGGCGGGGACGGGACGGAACCGGCCGGCGACGACGGGCACGGCGCCGGCGCGGGACCGAAGCGGCCGACCGGCGATCTGGCGACCGTGACCGAGCGGTTCGGCATCCACCCCCTACACGCCGAAGACGTGCTCGGCGACGCGCGCCCGAAATCCGAGGTGCTCGAGGAGTACACGTTCCTGCTCGTGAAGGCCGCGCGCTTCCGCATCGGCGACACCACGTTCCTGGAGGAGATCCGGACGCGTCCCGTCGGGCTGTTCGTCGGCGACGACTGGCTGGTGACGGTGACGACCGACGGCGGGGGCGCCGTCGAGCCGGTGTGGGACCGCCTCATGGGCGCCGAGCGACGGGCGCTCGCGCGGGGACCGGACTTCGCCGGCTACCTCGTCGTCGACCGCGTCGTGGACGGCTACTTCCGCCTGCTCGACGAACTGGAGGACGACATCGAGACCGTCGAGGAACTCGTGATCGACGCCCCCGACCCGGACACGCTTGGGGAGATCAACGACCTCCGTCGCGAACTGCTGTCGGTGCGACGGGTCGTCTGGCCGACGCGCGACGCGCTGAACCCGTTGTCGCGTGGCGACGCCGACCACGTCGCCGAGGCGAGCGAGAAGTACTACCGCGACGTGTACGACCACGTCGTCCAGCTGGTGGAGCTGACCGAGACGTACCGCGACCTGACGGCGGGCGCGCGCGACATCTACCTCAACACGCTGTCGCAGTCGACCAACGAGGTGATGCGCCGGCTGACGGTCGTCGCGACCATCGTGCTCCCGCTCACGTTCGTCGCGGGCGTGTTCGGCATGAACTTCGCGTCGATGCCCGAACTCGCGTGGCCGTACGCCTACCAGGCGACGATGCTCGGGATGGGTGCCATCGCGCTCGTGCTCGGCGCGTACTTCCGGCGCGAGGGCTGGCTGTAG
- a CDS encoding DUF5808 domain-containing protein, whose product MADKPQSGELFGIPYNFERPSVGRLLSSYWQPGEGMLVKKPFGIGYTLNLASWRSWVVLLAAGAMLYQERASRSGTADADEESEPVEVVVDDD is encoded by the coding sequence ATGGCAGATAAACCCCAATCCGGGGAACTCTTCGGGATCCCGTACAACTTCGAGCGTCCGAGCGTCGGCCGCCTGCTCTCCTCGTACTGGCAGCCGGGCGAGGGGATGCTCGTGAAGAAGCCGTTCGGCATCGGCTACACGCTCAACCTCGCGAGCTGGCGCTCGTGGGTCGTGCTCCTCGCCGCCGGCGCGATGCTGTACCAGGAGCGGGCGAGCCGGAGCGGGACCGCCGACGCCGACGAGGAGTCCGAGCCGGTCGAGGTCGTCGTCGACGACGACTGA
- a CDS encoding bifunctional N(6)-L-threonylcarbamoyladenine synthase/serine/threonine protein kinase, whose translation MRVLGVEGTAWCASAAVFDAETDSVFIESDPYEPDSGGIHPREAAEHMGDAVPRVIRTALEHARTAYDDRDGDQPPVDAVAFSRGPGLGPCLRVVATAARALAQTLDVPLVGVNHMVAHLEIGRHRAGFDSPVCLNASGANAHLLGFQDGRYRVLGETMDTGVGNALDKFTRHVGWSHPGGPKIESHATDGEFAELPYVVKGMDFSFSGIMSAAKDAYDDGVPVEDVCFSLQEHVFAMLTEVTERALSLTGTDELVLGGGVGQNQRLREMLASMCAERGADFHAPEPRFLRDNAGMIAVLGAKMAAAGDTVAVADSAIDPDFRPDQVPVTWRDSAESVARVPGSDDDAADLRGAEATVEVAGDDVVKRRLPKAYRHPDLDATLRRERTVAEARLLAAARRAGVPTPLVRDVDVAEATLTMQFVGERDLAAALTVDHARAVGEHLARLHGEGIVHGDPTTRNVRVGRHDGNERRFLIDFGLGFQSDHVEDYAMDLHVFAQSVEGTAAAPAPLVEAVEAGYRAVGDEAVLERLRGVEGRGRYR comes from the coding sequence ATGCGCGTCCTCGGCGTCGAGGGCACGGCCTGGTGCGCGAGCGCCGCGGTGTTCGACGCCGAGACCGATTCCGTCTTCATCGAATCCGACCCGTACGAACCCGACAGCGGCGGCATTCACCCGCGCGAAGCCGCCGAGCACATGGGCGACGCCGTCCCGCGGGTGATCCGGACGGCGTTGGAGCACGCCCGGACCGCGTACGACGACCGTGACGGCGACCAGCCGCCGGTCGACGCGGTCGCGTTCTCGCGCGGTCCCGGACTCGGTCCCTGTCTCCGCGTCGTCGCCACCGCCGCACGGGCGCTCGCGCAGACGCTCGACGTGCCGCTCGTCGGCGTCAACCACATGGTCGCCCACTTGGAGATCGGTCGCCACCGCGCCGGCTTCGACTCTCCGGTCTGTCTGAACGCCTCGGGAGCGAACGCCCACCTGCTGGGGTTCCAAGACGGTCGCTACCGCGTGCTCGGGGAGACGATGGACACCGGCGTCGGGAACGCCCTCGACAAGTTCACCCGGCACGTCGGCTGGAGCCACCCGGGCGGCCCGAAGATCGAGTCCCACGCGACCGACGGCGAGTTCGCCGAGTTGCCGTACGTCGTGAAGGGGATGGACTTCTCGTTCTCGGGGATCATGTCCGCCGCGAAGGACGCCTACGACGACGGCGTCCCCGTCGAGGACGTCTGTTTCTCGCTGCAAGAGCACGTGTTCGCGATGCTCACCGAGGTCACCGAGCGGGCCCTGTCGCTGACGGGGACGGACGAACTCGTCCTCGGCGGCGGCGTCGGGCAGAACCAGCGACTGCGGGAGATGCTCGCCTCGATGTGTGCCGAGCGCGGCGCCGACTTCCACGCGCCCGAACCGCGGTTCCTCCGGGACAACGCCGGCATGATCGCGGTGCTCGGCGCGAAGATGGCCGCCGCCGGCGACACGGTCGCGGTCGCGGACTCAGCCATCGATCCGGACTTCCGGCCGGATCAGGTGCCGGTGACGTGGCGCGACTCCGCGGAGTCGGTCGCGCGCGTCCCCGGAAGCGACGACGACGCGGCGGACCTGCGCGGCGCGGAGGCGACCGTCGAGGTCGCCGGCGACGACGTGGTGAAGCGGCGGCTGCCGAAGGCGTACCGCCACCCCGACCTCGACGCGACGCTGCGGCGCGAGCGGACGGTCGCGGAGGCGCGCCTGCTCGCGGCGGCGCGACGGGCCGGCGTCCCGACGCCGCTGGTACGCGACGTGGACGTCGCCGAGGCGACGCTGACGATGCAGTTCGTCGGCGAGCGCGACCTCGCGGCCGCGTTGACCGTCGACCACGCGCGGGCCGTCGGCGAACACCTCGCGCGGCTCCACGGCGAGGGGATCGTCCACGGCGACCCGACGACGCGCAACGTCCGGGTCGGGCGCCACGACGGCAACGAGCGCCGGTTCCTGATCGACTTCGGGCTGGGTTTCCAGTCGGACCACGTCGAGGACTACGCGATGGACCTCCACGTGTTCGCCCAGTCCGTCGAGGGAACCGCCGCGGCGCCGGCGCCGCTGGTCGAGGCGGTCGAGGCGGGCTACCGCGCCGTCGGCGACGAGGCGGTGCTGGAGCGGCTCCGCGGCGTCGAGGGGCGCGGTCGCTACCGATAG
- a CDS encoding 30S ribosomal protein S24e, which yields MDIDIISEQENPMLHRTDVRFEVQHDEATPARLQVRDSLAAKLDKGSDEVVIQELDTKFGMRKTVGYAKVYETAEHAADVEQEYVLERNAIAGDEDAEAEEA from the coding sequence ATGGACATCGACATCATCTCCGAGCAGGAGAACCCCATGCTCCACCGGACGGACGTCCGGTTCGAGGTGCAGCACGACGAAGCAACCCCCGCGCGTCTGCAGGTCCGCGACTCGCTCGCGGCCAAACTCGACAAGGGCTCCGACGAGGTCGTCATCCAGGAACTCGACACGAAGTTCGGGATGCGCAAGACCGTCGGCTACGCGAAGGTGTACGAGACGGCCGAGCACGCCGCCGACGTCGAGCAGGAGTACGTCCTCGAGCGCAACGCCATCGCCGGCGACGAGGACGCCGAGGCAGAGGAAGCCTAA
- a CDS encoding GTP-dependent dephospho-CoA kinase family protein gives MLTLPDDLRGAFKDPMGPVYTDTERLLADAGDPIVAVGDVVTYHLRVAGRDPDVAVIDGKTEREAVGDEIAAVLDGENRRIEVENDPATLSRAMLEALAEAIADPDPVVIHVTGEEDLATVPALLVAPEGASVVYGQPGAGMVLVDVTSESKSRARELLGELDGDTAAALSALGVE, from the coding sequence CTGCTCACGCTTCCGGACGACCTCCGCGGCGCGTTCAAAGACCCCATGGGTCCCGTCTACACCGACACGGAGCGACTGCTCGCGGACGCCGGCGACCCCATCGTCGCCGTCGGCGACGTCGTCACCTACCACCTCCGCGTCGCCGGCCGCGACCCCGACGTCGCCGTGATCGACGGGAAGACCGAACGCGAGGCCGTCGGCGACGAGATCGCCGCCGTCCTCGACGGCGAGAACCGCCGGATCGAAGTCGAGAACGACCCCGCGACGCTGTCGCGGGCGATGCTGGAGGCGCTCGCCGAGGCGATAGCCGACCCCGACCCGGTCGTCATCCACGTCACCGGCGAGGAGGACCTCGCGACCGTGCCCGCGCTCCTCGTCGCCCCCGAGGGCGCGAGCGTCGTCTACGGCCAGCCCGGCGCGGGGATGGTGCTCGTGGACGTGACGAGCGAGTCGAAGTCGCGGGCCCGGGAGTTGCTCGGGGAGTTGGACGGCGACACCGCGGCGGCGCTCTCGGCGCTGGGCGTCGAGTAG
- the spt4 gene encoding transcription elongation factor subunit Spt4: MAEDRLACRECHFVNDPDAQTCENCGSSSLTEDWAGYVIIPHPEKSEIAPEMNVSTPGSYALKVR; this comes from the coding sequence ATGGCGGAGGACCGCCTCGCCTGCCGCGAGTGCCACTTCGTCAACGACCCCGACGCCCAGACGTGCGAGAACTGCGGCTCGTCCTCGCTGACGGAGGACTGGGCCGGCTACGTCATCATCCCACACCCCGAGAAGTCGGAGATCGCGCCGGAGATGAACGTGAGCACGCCCGGCAGCTACGCGCTGAAGGTCCGGTAA